The Deinococcus sonorensis KR-87 genome includes a window with the following:
- the treY gene encoding malto-oligosyltrehalose synthase produces MTGSASGRLPGTTYRLQLHKDFTFARAERVLDYLKRLGITDLYLSPIWAAMPGSTHGYDVTDHAQVNPELGGRKGLERLSAAARARGMGVIVDFVPNHMGVGGGHNPYWEDVLEHGQASRYAHFFDIDWRPLKRSLEGKVLLPVLGDQYGRVLERHELKVQRQGGRFGLHYYERVFPLSPRSLAPLLHRAEQLCELSEASDVRAELASLSLQAGNLPNASASPDAAERASRARETAVIQRRLEGIAQASPSIARALDVAVRELNSNVEQLDHLVQQQNYRLAFWRVASEQINYRRFFDINELAALRMEDPRVFEWAHRLLLELVQQGVVTGIRLDHTDGLFDPAGYFQALQEGAARALGVTWTPGSPDPLPLYVVAEKILEPGEALPDGWPIHGTTGYDFLAQLNGVFVDDGNAQEMSALYRRVTGDPDPYGETLHDTKELILRSSLASELNGLAERLERLAEHDLRWRDFTLSTLRTALREVIACFPVYRTYVRQGGAREPGDDAKIRHAVRDARALNRDLDGSVFDFLEAVLTVDAQDERQRQVYTDFAMTFQQLTGPVTAKGAEDTAFYRYVRLLSLNEVGSDPALFGTPPASFHRQTQERTAHWPHAMLAGSTHDTKRGEDTRARISVLSELPQTWAAYLSAWSRLSRPFEQTVQGLRGPQHWPGHQDTYALYQTMLGAWPLDGNLEGFQARLEEYAIKSAREAKLHTTWANPNAEYEGQLTGLIGGLLENSDFRQGLEELHARISPYGALNGLSAALVRLTAPGVPDTYQGSEGWNQSLVDPDNRRPVDYALLSRQLARLEKRHASAPLRLATELLEQYQDGAVKQLVVWAALQARQQEPELFSEGRYVPLKAGKYLLSFAREHQDRLAVVAVPRLSLTLTREQQPWPLGEVWGQRTLRLPRNGRYRNLLTGERFTVRGERLALAKLLEFFPLALLIWEASD; encoded by the coding sequence ATGACCGGCTCCGCGTCAGGCCGGCTGCCCGGCACCACCTACCGGCTGCAGCTGCACAAGGACTTCACCTTCGCGCGGGCCGAGCGGGTGCTGGACTACCTGAAGCGGCTGGGGATCACGGACCTGTACCTGTCGCCCATCTGGGCGGCCATGCCCGGCAGCACCCACGGCTACGACGTGACCGACCACGCCCAGGTGAACCCGGAGCTGGGCGGGCGCAAGGGGCTGGAGCGGCTCTCGGCGGCGGCCCGGGCGCGCGGCATGGGCGTGATCGTGGACTTCGTGCCGAACCACATGGGCGTGGGTGGCGGTCACAACCCCTACTGGGAGGACGTGCTGGAGCACGGGCAGGCCTCAAGGTACGCCCACTTCTTCGACATTGACTGGCGGCCGCTGAAGCGCTCGCTGGAGGGCAAGGTGCTGCTGCCGGTGCTGGGCGACCAGTACGGCCGGGTGCTGGAGCGCCACGAACTGAAAGTGCAGCGCCAGGGTGGACGCTTCGGGCTGCATTACTACGAGCGGGTGTTCCCGCTGTCGCCGCGCTCGCTGGCCCCGCTGCTGCACCGGGCCGAACAGCTGTGCGAGCTGTCGGAGGCGAGCGACGTGCGCGCCGAACTCGCGTCGCTGTCGCTGCAGGCCGGCAACCTGCCCAACGCCAGCGCCTCGCCGGACGCCGCCGAACGCGCCTCCCGCGCCCGCGAGACGGCCGTGATCCAGCGGCGGCTGGAGGGCATCGCCCAGGCCAGCCCCAGCATTGCCCGCGCGCTGGACGTGGCAGTGCGCGAGCTGAACAGCAACGTGGAGCAGCTGGACCATCTGGTGCAGCAGCAGAACTACCGCTTGGCCTTCTGGCGGGTGGCGTCCGAGCAGATCAACTACCGCCGCTTCTTCGACATCAACGAGCTGGCCGCGCTGCGGATGGAGGACCCGCGCGTTTTCGAGTGGGCCCACCGCCTGCTGCTGGAGCTGGTGCAGCAGGGCGTGGTGACTGGCATCCGGCTGGACCACACCGACGGCCTGTTCGACCCGGCCGGGTACTTCCAGGCGCTGCAGGAGGGGGCGGCGCGCGCGCTGGGCGTGACGTGGACGCCCGGCTCGCCGGACCCGCTGCCGCTGTACGTGGTGGCCGAGAAGATTCTGGAACCGGGCGAGGCGCTGCCGGACGGCTGGCCGATCCACGGCACCACCGGCTACGACTTCCTGGCCCAGCTGAACGGCGTGTTCGTGGACGACGGCAACGCCCAGGAGATGAGCGCGCTGTACCGCCGCGTGACCGGCGACCCCGACCCGTACGGCGAGACGCTGCACGACACCAAGGAACTGATCCTGCGCAGCAGCCTGGCCAGCGAGCTGAACGGTCTGGCCGAGCGGCTGGAGCGGCTGGCCGAGCACGACCTGCGCTGGCGCGACTTCACGCTCAGCACCCTGCGGACCGCGCTGCGCGAGGTGATCGCCTGCTTCCCGGTGTACCGCACCTATGTGCGCCAGGGCGGGGCCAGGGAGCCGGGCGACGACGCCAAGATCCGGCACGCGGTCCGCGACGCTCGGGCCCTCAACCGCGACCTGGACGGCAGCGTCTTCGATTTTCTGGAGGCGGTGCTGACAGTGGACGCGCAGGACGAGCGTCAGCGGCAGGTCTACACCGACTTCGCCATGACCTTCCAGCAGCTCACCGGGCCGGTCACGGCCAAGGGCGCCGAGGACACCGCCTTCTACCGGTACGTGCGGCTGCTGAGCCTGAACGAGGTGGGCAGCGATCCGGCCCTGTTCGGCACGCCGCCCGCCAGCTTCCACCGTCAGACCCAGGAGCGGACGGCCCACTGGCCACACGCGATGCTGGCGGGCAGCACCCACGACACCAAGCGCGGCGAGGACACCCGCGCCCGCATCTCGGTGCTGAGCGAGCTGCCGCAGACGTGGGCCGCCTACCTCAGCGCGTGGTCCCGACTGAGCCGGCCCTTCGAGCAGACGGTCCAGGGCCTGCGCGGCCCGCAGCACTGGCCCGGCCATCAGGACACCTACGCGCTGTACCAGACGATGCTGGGCGCGTGGCCGCTGGACGGCAACCTGGAGGGCTTTCAGGCGCGGCTGGAGGAGTACGCCATCAAGTCGGCGCGTGAGGCCAAGCTACACACCACCTGGGCCAACCCGAACGCGGAGTACGAGGGGCAGCTCACCGGACTGATCGGGGGCCTGCTGGAGAACAGCGACTTCCGGCAGGGCCTGGAGGAACTGCACGCCCGCATCTCGCCCTACGGCGCGCTCAATGGCCTGTCGGCGGCGCTGGTGCGGCTGACCGCGCCGGGCGTCCCCGACACCTACCAGGGCTCCGAGGGCTGGAACCAGTCGCTGGTGGACCCGGACAACCGCCGCCCGGTGGACTATGCCCTGCTGTCGCGGCAGCTCGCGCGGCTGGAAAAGCGGCACGCCAGCGCTCCGCTGCGGCTGGCCACCGAACTGCTGGAGCAGTACCAGGACGGGGCCGTGAAGCAGCTGGTGGTGTGGGCAGCGCTGCAGGCGAGGCAGCAGGAGCCGGAGCTGTTCAGCGAGGGGCGCTATGTGCCGCTCAAGGCCGGCAAGTACCTGCTCAGCTTCGCCCGCGAGCATCAGGACCGGCTGGCGGTGGTGGCCGTTCCGCGCCTGAGCCTGACCCTCACCCGTGAGCAGCAGCCGTGGCCGCTGGGCGAGGTGTGGGGGCAGCGCACCCTGCGGCTGCCTCGCAACGGACGCTACCGCAACCTGCTGACCGGCGAGCGCTTCACGGTGCGCGGTGAGCGGCTGGCCCTGGCCAAGCTGCTGGAGTTCTTCCCGCTGGCGCTGCTGATCTGGGAAGCTTCAGACTGA
- a CDS encoding CTP synthase, translating into MKYIFVTGGVVSSLGKGVATASLGALLRARGYKVTAVKVDPYINIDAGTMRPYEHGEVFVTASGAETDLDLGNYERFLDLDVPEGSNLTTGQVYQEVIRRERAGDYLSQTVQVIPHVTDEIKRRIRTAGERAGAEIVIVEVGGTVGDMESLPFLEAIRQFRFDEGEENTLYLHLTLVPYLGTSNEFKTKPTQHSVAALRSYGISPDIVMVRSKEKLPEDITKKIALFTSVRSNRVFSSYDVPHVYEVPTALEEQGLGKAVEELLQLEPVLPNLSVWQKAVRVIRQPEHEVTIALAGKYTAMPDAYLSLLESLTHAGIANDARVNIKWVNAEDLEGEPQRYFEDVDGILVPGGFGIRGIEGKIRAAEYARLNRVPYLGICLGMQIAVIEYARHVVGLEAANSAEFDPYAPHRVIDLMPEQLEVGGMGGTMRLGDWPMQLEAGTRMAELYSVPQGGSVMERHRHRYEVNPEYVPQLQQAGLTISGVTPGMAGRGAGLVESIELKDHPFFVAMQAHPEFKSRPMRPSPPFAGFIRAALDQQQQ; encoded by the coding sequence ATGAAATACATATTTGTGACGGGCGGCGTGGTCAGCAGCCTTGGGAAAGGTGTGGCCACGGCCTCGCTCGGGGCGTTGCTGCGGGCGCGCGGGTACAAGGTCACGGCGGTCAAGGTGGACCCCTACATCAACATCGACGCGGGCACCATGCGGCCCTACGAGCACGGCGAGGTGTTCGTGACCGCCTCGGGCGCCGAAACCGACCTGGACCTGGGCAACTACGAGCGCTTCCTGGACCTGGACGTGCCGGAGGGCAGCAATCTGACCACCGGTCAGGTGTACCAGGAGGTGATCCGGCGCGAGCGGGCCGGCGACTACCTCTCGCAGACGGTGCAGGTGATTCCGCACGTCACCGACGAGATCAAGCGGCGCATCCGCACGGCCGGCGAGCGGGCCGGGGCCGAGATCGTGATCGTGGAGGTGGGCGGCACGGTGGGCGATATGGAGAGCCTGCCGTTCCTGGAGGCCATCCGGCAGTTCCGCTTCGACGAGGGCGAGGAGAACACCCTCTACCTGCACCTGACGCTGGTGCCGTACCTGGGCACCAGCAACGAGTTCAAGACCAAACCCACCCAGCACTCGGTGGCGGCGCTGCGCAGCTACGGCATCAGCCCGGACATCGTGATGGTCCGCAGCAAGGAGAAGCTGCCGGAAGACATCACAAAGAAGATCGCGCTGTTTACCAGCGTGCGGTCCAACCGGGTGTTCTCCAGCTACGACGTGCCGCACGTCTACGAGGTGCCCACCGCGCTGGAGGAGCAGGGACTGGGCAAGGCGGTGGAGGAACTGCTGCAGCTGGAACCGGTACTGCCGAACCTCAGCGTGTGGCAGAAGGCGGTGCGGGTGATCCGGCAGCCGGAGCACGAGGTGACCATCGCGCTGGCCGGCAAGTACACCGCCATGCCGGACGCCTACCTGAGCCTGCTGGAGAGCCTGACGCACGCCGGCATCGCCAACGACGCCCGGGTGAACATCAAGTGGGTCAACGCCGAGGACCTGGAGGGCGAGCCGCAGCGCTACTTCGAGGACGTGGACGGCATTCTGGTGCCGGGCGGGTTCGGGATCCGCGGCATCGAGGGCAAGATCCGGGCCGCCGAGTACGCCCGCCTGAACCGGGTGCCGTACCTGGGCATCTGCCTGGGCATGCAGATCGCGGTGATCGAGTACGCGCGGCACGTGGTCGGCCTGGAGGCCGCCAACAGCGCCGAGTTCGACCCGTACGCCCCGCACCGGGTCATCGACCTGATGCCGGAGCAGCTGGAGGTGGGCGGCATGGGCGGCACCATGCGCCTGGGCGACTGGCCGATGCAGCTGGAGGCCGGCACCCGCATGGCCGAGCTGTACAGCGTGCCGCAGGGCGGCTCCGTGATGGAGCGCCACCGCCACCGCTACGAGGTCAACCCGGAGTACGTGCCGCAGCTGCAACAGGCGGGCCTGACCATCAGCGGCGTGACGCCAGGCATGGCCGGGCGCGGCGCCGGACTGGTGGAGAGCATCGAGCTGAAGGACCATCCGTTCTTCGTGGCGATGCAGGCGCATCCGGAGTTCAAGAGCCGCCCGATGCGGCCCAGCCCGCCCTTTGCCGGTTTTATCCGCGCGGCGCTGGACCAGCAGCAGCAGTAA
- a CDS encoding DUF2243 domain-containing protein, producing the protein MTSQAEGGARTAGLDRRWRWGGVLLGVGLGAFFDGIVLHQLLQWHHMVSSEYEPDTVRNLKINTLGDGLFHVGAAIFTVIGLLLLWSGTRGRHPVWPTSALIGTLLFGWGLFNDIEGLVDHHLLQLHHVRPGPNQLAYDLGYLLWGAVMLVIGWALMRNTRTKN; encoded by the coding sequence ATGACTTCACAGGCAGAGGGGGGCGCCCGAACGGCTGGGCTGGACCGGCGCTGGCGCTGGGGTGGCGTGCTGCTCGGCGTGGGCCTGGGCGCGTTCTTCGACGGGATTGTGCTGCATCAGCTACTGCAGTGGCATCACATGGTCAGCAGCGAGTACGAGCCCGACACCGTCCGCAACCTGAAGATCAACACGCTCGGGGACGGCCTGTTCCACGTGGGCGCGGCCATTTTCACCGTGATCGGGCTGCTGCTGCTGTGGAGCGGCACACGCGGACGGCATCCGGTCTGGCCCACCTCGGCCCTGATTGGCACGCTGCTGTTCGGCTGGGGCCTGTTCAATGACATCGAAGGGCTGGTGGACCACCACCTGCTGCAGCTGCATCACGTTCGGCCGGGGCCGAACCAGCTCGCCTACGACCTGGGCTACCTGCTGTGGGGCGCGGTGATGCTGGTGATCGGCTGGGCACTGATGCGGAACACGCGGACAAAGAATTAA
- a CDS encoding Bax inhibitor-1/YccA family protein yields the protein MNTYLTQRASSESVVRSFMGRTYSWMTAGLVLTAVIAYLTGHNENTLAWAGQNVLLLFIAQFGVVMFLSFAIQRISSMVAGVLFMAYAALTGLTFSLILQRYTGSDVTAAFLSSAGTFGVMSAYGYFTKRNLSAWGNFLMFALIGLVIAMLVNLFVASGPLSLVISGIGVLLFAALTAYDTNKLRQIALTGMDGELAEKTAVFGALQLYLDFINMFLFLLRLFGAGGSSRN from the coding sequence ATGAACACATACCTGACCCAGCGGGCCAGTTCGGAATCTGTCGTTCGCAGCTTCATGGGCCGCACCTACTCCTGGATGACCGCCGGGCTGGTGCTGACGGCCGTCATCGCCTACCTCACCGGCCACAACGAGAACACCCTGGCGTGGGCCGGGCAGAACGTCCTGCTGCTGTTCATCGCCCAGTTCGGCGTGGTGATGTTCCTGAGCTTCGCCATCCAGCGCATCAGCAGCATGGTGGCCGGCGTGCTGTTCATGGCCTACGCGGCCCTGACCGGCCTGACCTTCAGCCTGATTCTGCAGCGCTACACCGGCAGCGACGTGACGGCCGCCTTCCTGAGCAGCGCCGGCACCTTCGGCGTGATGAGCGCCTACGGCTACTTCACCAAGCGCAACCTGTCGGCGTGGGGCAACTTCCTGATGTTCGCGCTGATCGGACTGGTGATCGCCATGCTGGTGAACCTGTTCGTGGCGAGCGGCCCGCTGAGTCTGGTCATCAGCGGCATCGGCGTGCTGCTGTTTGCTGCGCTGACCGCCTACGACACCAACAAGCTGCGTCAGATTGCCCTGACCGGCATGGACGGCGAGCTGGCCGAGAAGACCGCTGTGTTCGGTGCCCTGCAGCTGTACCTGGACTTCATCAACATGTTCCTCTTCCTGCTGCGCCTGTTCGGTGCGGGTGGCAGCAGCCGCAACTGA
- a CDS encoding trans-sulfuration enzyme family protein, with amino-acid sequence MSNANLPQSITTVAARAGEQSVPSVNQPLVEPIYQSTVYSFPDLEALEASMAGQEGGYFYYRNGTPNAQSLERAVAQLERTEAAACGASGMAAISAAFLSVLKSGDHVVTDERVYGVSYALLRDELPRLGIEVSFVDALDLEAVAAAFRPTTRLLHVESLTNPLLTVVDVPALARLAHERGALLSVDNTFASPAMFRPAEHGADLITHSVSKYLSGHSTAFGGVVAGRADLVAAARLKLIRLGGTISAFDAWMTMQGLKTLGLRMRAHSGNAQAVADVLQNHPRVRRVYHPGLESHPQFKLAQELYPDGFGGMMSLEVEDASQFVRRLAGRIPLAPSLADVVSTLSHPWSTSHRALPEADRRRLDITPELLRFSVGIEDISDLLTDLESALE; translated from the coding sequence ATGAGCAATGCGAACCTGCCCCAGTCCATCACCACCGTCGCGGCCCGTGCGGGCGAACAGAGCGTGCCGAGCGTCAACCAGCCGCTGGTGGAGCCCATCTATCAGTCCACCGTCTACAGCTTTCCGGACCTGGAAGCGCTGGAGGCGAGCATGGCGGGGCAGGAGGGCGGGTACTTCTATTACCGCAACGGCACCCCGAATGCCCAGTCGCTGGAGCGCGCCGTGGCGCAGCTGGAGCGCACCGAGGCGGCGGCCTGCGGGGCCAGCGGCATGGCCGCCATCAGCGCGGCCTTCCTGAGCGTGCTGAAGAGTGGCGACCACGTGGTCACGGACGAGCGGGTGTACGGGGTCAGCTACGCCCTGCTGCGGGACGAGCTGCCGCGCCTGGGCATCGAGGTGAGCTTCGTGGACGCTCTGGACCTGGAGGCGGTGGCGGCCGCCTTCCGGCCCACCACCCGGCTGCTGCACGTCGAAAGCCTGACCAACCCGCTGCTGACAGTGGTGGACGTGCCGGCGCTGGCGCGGCTGGCCCACGAACGCGGGGCCCTGCTGAGCGTGGACAACACCTTTGCCTCGCCCGCCATGTTCCGGCCCGCCGAGCACGGCGCGGACCTGATCACGCACTCGGTCAGCAAGTACCTGAGCGGCCACAGCACGGCGTTCGGAGGCGTGGTGGCGGGCCGCGCTGATCTGGTGGCGGCGGCCCGCCTGAAGCTGATCCGTCTGGGCGGCACCATCAGCGCCTTCGATGCCTGGATGACGATGCAGGGCCTCAAGACGCTGGGGCTGCGGATGCGGGCGCACAGTGGGAACGCGCAGGCGGTGGCCGACGTGCTGCAGAACCACCCCCGGGTGCGGCGGGTCTATCACCCCGGGCTGGAGAGCCACCCACAGTTCAAGCTCGCCCAGGAACTGTACCCGGACGGCTTTGGCGGCATGATGAGCCTGGAGGTGGAGGACGCCTCGCAGTTCGTGCGCCGGCTGGCCGGGCGCATTCCGCTGGCCCCCAGCTTGGCGGACGTGGTGTCCACGCTCTCGCATCCCTGGAGCACCAGCCACCGCGCCCTGCCGGAAGCGGACCGCCGCCGCCTGGACATCACCCCGGAACTGCTGCGCTTCTCGGTGGGCATTGAGGACATCTCGGACCTGCTGACGGACCTGGAGTCCGCGCTGGAGTAG
- a CDS encoding dihydrofolate reductase family protein yields MQVSVFLALSLDGYIAREDGSLDWLMEGPQDSPDDTGYTGLMAEVDVLVVGRTTYDTVLGFPEWPYAGKRVVVLTHRPAEPRAGEAFFAGALPDLLARLRAEGQRRVYLDGGNAVRQGLAAGLVTDLTLFWVPRVLGSGIPLFGSGLPDIRLTLLESTALPSGIVRARYRPEHG; encoded by the coding sequence ATGCAGGTCTCGGTGTTCCTGGCACTCAGCCTTGACGGCTACATTGCCCGCGAGGACGGCTCGCTCGACTGGCTGATGGAAGGGCCCCAGGACTCCCCGGACGACACGGGATACACCGGGCTGATGGCGGAGGTGGACGTGCTGGTGGTGGGCCGCACGACCTATGACACCGTGCTGGGCTTTCCTGAGTGGCCATACGCCGGGAAGCGGGTGGTGGTCCTGACACATCGCCCCGCCGAGCCGCGTGCAGGCGAGGCGTTCTTCGCTGGCGCGCTTCCGGACTTGCTGGCCCGCCTGAGGGCCGAGGGGCAGCGCCGGGTGTATCTCGACGGTGGAAACGCCGTGCGGCAGGGCCTCGCCGCCGGCCTCGTCACCGACCTGACCTTGTTCTGGGTGCCCCGGGTGCTGGGCTCAGGCATTCCGCTCTTTGGGTCCGGTCTGCCGGACATCCGTCTCACCCTGCTGGAGAGCACCGCCCTGCCCAGCGGCATTGTGCGGGCGCGGTACCGGCCGGAGCACGGCTGA
- the treZ gene encoding malto-oligosyltrehalose trehalohydrolase, which translates to MTTDTNTAPLLGAELTPEGTYFRVWSTRAREVAVCLNGQLHPLEPLTPGDSRFQTLLEAPAGSRYHFVLDGVKTPDPYARFLPEGVHADAEVIDPERYIWQHEGWSGLDLQECVFYELHVGTFTPEGTYEAALQKLPYLRELGVTAVELMPLAAFPGERGWGYDGVALFAPYAPYGRPEDLKAFVDAAHGLGLAVFLDVVYNHFGPDGNYLTRYSPEYFTDRFHTPWGNGLDYHEEHMRRLITLNARMWLTEYRFDGLRLDATQEIQDDSERHILRELADAVHALGGHHLMVAEDYRNLPELVTEMHLDAIWVDDFHHTVRVTLTGETDGYYGPFERGAAALAHVLQRGWVYEGQNWPLRDEPRGKPADALEASSFVYFIQNHDQIGNRPKGDRLSHHPQVTPQAYRAASMLLLFLPMTPLLFQGQEWAASTPFQFFTDHHGELGALVSEGRRQEFGHFEGFDDSVPDPQDEATFRNSKLRWDEQEQGDHAATLTLYRELLELRRSDSVLMDARRDRLEAGHDGDVLWVRRQDDAGERLLLWNLGEPRALDDLKLPSPLPPRVILHSEGGTPDGLLHTHHAVLRGNA; encoded by the coding sequence ATGACGACCGACACGAACACCGCGCCACTGCTGGGCGCCGAGCTGACGCCGGAGGGCACCTACTTCCGGGTCTGGAGCACCCGTGCCCGGGAGGTGGCGGTCTGCCTGAACGGTCAGCTGCACCCGCTGGAGCCGCTGACACCGGGCGATTCCCGCTTCCAGACGCTGCTGGAGGCTCCGGCCGGGTCCCGGTATCACTTCGTGCTGGACGGCGTGAAGACCCCGGACCCCTACGCCCGCTTTCTGCCGGAGGGCGTGCATGCCGACGCCGAGGTGATCGACCCGGAGCGCTACATCTGGCAGCACGAGGGCTGGAGCGGACTGGACCTGCAGGAGTGTGTGTTCTACGAGCTGCACGTGGGCACCTTCACCCCGGAGGGCACCTACGAGGCGGCGCTGCAGAAGCTGCCGTACCTGCGCGAACTGGGGGTGACGGCGGTGGAGCTGATGCCGCTGGCCGCCTTCCCCGGGGAGCGCGGCTGGGGCTACGACGGGGTGGCGCTGTTCGCCCCCTACGCCCCGTACGGCCGTCCGGAGGACCTGAAAGCCTTTGTGGACGCCGCGCACGGGCTGGGTCTGGCGGTGTTTCTGGACGTGGTGTACAACCACTTCGGGCCGGACGGCAACTACCTGACCCGCTACAGCCCCGAGTACTTCACCGACCGCTTCCATACCCCGTGGGGCAACGGCCTGGACTACCACGAGGAGCACATGCGGCGGCTGATCACCCTGAACGCCCGCATGTGGCTCACCGAGTACCGCTTCGATGGCCTGCGGCTGGACGCCACCCAGGAGATTCAGGACGACAGCGAGCGCCATATCCTGCGCGAGCTGGCCGACGCGGTCCATGCCCTGGGCGGCCATCACCTGATGGTGGCCGAGGACTACCGCAACCTGCCGGAACTGGTCACCGAGATGCATCTGGACGCGATCTGGGTGGACGACTTCCACCACACGGTGCGGGTGACGCTGACCGGCGAGACCGACGGGTACTATGGCCCGTTCGAGCGCGGCGCGGCGGCGCTGGCCCACGTGTTGCAGCGCGGCTGGGTGTATGAGGGCCAGAACTGGCCGCTGCGCGACGAGCCGCGCGGCAAACCGGCCGATGCCCTGGAGGCGTCCAGCTTCGTGTACTTCATCCAGAACCACGACCAGATCGGCAACCGGCCCAAAGGTGACCGGCTGTCGCACCACCCGCAGGTGACCCCGCAGGCGTACCGGGCGGCCAGCATGCTGCTGCTGTTCCTGCCGATGACGCCGTTGCTGTTCCAGGGCCAGGAGTGGGCGGCCAGCACGCCGTTCCAGTTCTTCACCGACCATCACGGAGAGCTGGGGGCACTGGTATCCGAGGGGCGGCGGCAGGAGTTCGGGCACTTCGAGGGCTTTGACGACTCGGTGCCGGACCCACAGGACGAGGCCACCTTCCGGAACAGCAAGCTGCGCTGGGACGAGCAGGAGCAGGGAGACCACGCCGCAACGCTGACGCTGTACCGCGAGCTGCTGGAGTTGCGCCGCTCCGACTCGGTGCTGATGGACGCCCGGCGTGACCGGCTGGAGGCGGGCCATGACGGCGACGTGCTGTGGGTGCGCCGCCAGGACGACGCGGGCGAGCGGCTGCTGCTGTGGAACCTGGGCGAGCCGAGGGCGCTGGACGACCTGAAGCTGCCGTCTCCCCTGCCACCCCGGGTGATTCTGCACAGTGAGGGCGGCACGCCGGACGGGCTGCTGCACACGCACCACGCGGTGCTGAGGGGGAACGCATGA
- a CDS encoding histidine phosphatase family protein, with protein MQRLILVRHGETLSVGPKRLRGQDSLPDPLSALGARQAAACGEALAALQLPEPRVYASSYLRAQQTAQLIGHALNVPVQVLDGLHELDPGHWTGRPQSDLQTLGHLLTRPDGSFGFPGGEDQAAAARRGQAALKAALAQGGTPVVVSHGLMIRVLLSELLGAGGPLCWGSGPYDHPAAAWSELSGQGGRWTAVRLRATAPVPQI; from the coding sequence ATGCAACGGCTGATCCTGGTCCGGCACGGCGAAACCCTGAGTGTTGGCCCCAAGCGGCTGCGGGGGCAGGACAGCCTGCCGGACCCCCTCAGCGCGCTGGGGGCCCGGCAGGCGGCCGCCTGTGGAGAGGCGCTGGCCGCCCTCCAGCTTCCGGAGCCGCGCGTCTACGCCAGTTCGTATCTGCGGGCCCAGCAGACCGCTCAGCTGATCGGGCATGCCCTGAACGTTCCGGTGCAGGTGTTGGACGGCCTGCACGAGCTCGACCCGGGCCACTGGACCGGGCGGCCCCAGAGCGATCTCCAGACGCTCGGGCACCTGTTGACCCGGCCGGACGGGTCGTTCGGCTTTCCCGGTGGTGAGGATCAGGCGGCCGCGGCCCGGCGTGGTCAGGCCGCGCTGAAAGCGGCGTTGGCCCAGGGCGGCACCCCGGTTGTGGTGTCACACGGGCTGATGATCCGGGTGCTGCTGAGCGAGTTGCTGGGGGCGGGCGGCCCGCTGTGCTGGGGCAGCGGCCCCTACGATCATCCGGCCGCCGCGTGGTCAGAGCTGAGCGGGCAGGGTGGCCGGTGGACCGCGGTGCGGCTTCGTGCCACCGCGCCGGTGCCTCAAATCTGA
- a CDS encoding HpcH/HpaI aldolase/citrate lyase family protein has translation MSSWRSVLYVPADKPRALEKAAGLAADALVLDLEDAVAPGAKAEARQAAARFLADRRFPGPVLVRLNTPETPHFQADLEMALTAAPAGIVLPKSEQAAVIRDLHLGIPLWLMIETPLGVLNAPELSRVPGVAGLMAGANDLALGLRARPGRDRQPLLYALSAVVLAARAHGLLTLDAVWNDLKDPEGFLVSCVQGRDLGFDGRTLIHPSQLEGANRVYGVSDEEAQAARALLERWEAAAAQGQGVVSHQGQMIEELHARQARELLERWQVEQRQI, from the coding sequence ATGAGTTCCTGGCGCTCGGTGCTGTACGTGCCAGCCGACAAGCCCCGGGCGCTGGAGAAAGCTGCCGGGCTCGCGGCAGACGCGCTGGTGCTGGACCTGGAGGACGCGGTGGCGCCCGGCGCCAAGGCGGAGGCCCGGCAGGCGGCCGCCCGCTTCCTGGCGGACAGGCGCTTTCCCGGCCCGGTGCTGGTGCGCCTGAACACCCCGGAGACGCCGCACTTCCAGGCGGACCTGGAGATGGCGCTCACCGCGGCTCCGGCGGGGATCGTGCTGCCCAAGAGTGAGCAGGCGGCCGTGATCCGCGACCTGCACCTGGGCATCCCGCTCTGGCTGATGATCGAGACGCCGCTGGGGGTGCTGAACGCGCCGGAGCTGAGCCGGGTGCCGGGCGTGGCCGGACTGATGGCCGGCGCCAACGACCTGGCGCTGGGCCTGCGGGCACGTCCGGGCCGGGACCGGCAGCCGCTGTTATATGCACTCTCGGCGGTGGTGCTGGCCGCCCGGGCCCATGGCCTGCTGACGCTGGACGCGGTATGGAACGACTTAAAGGACCCTGAGGGCTTCCTGGTCAGCTGTGTGCAGGGCCGTGACCTGGGCTTCGATGGCCGAACCCTGATCCATCCATCCCAGCTTGAGGGGGCCAACCGGGTGTACGGCGTGAGCGACGAGGAGGCGCAGGCGGCCCGCGCGCTGCTGGAGCGCTGGGAGGCCGCCGCGGCCCAGGGCCAGGGCGTGGTCAGCCACCAGGGCCAGATGATCGAGGAACTGCATGCCCGGCAGGCGCGCGAGTTGCTGGAGCGCTGGCAGGTGGAGCAGCGTCAGATTTGA